A window of Selenomonas ruminantium subsp. lactilytica TAM6421 contains these coding sequences:
- a CDS encoding GspE/PulE family protein: MHNEQIFDLIIFEEKGRDAMQNEDTFWRILLNQCRQEQIPGAEGTTGSSAAMVRLVDFLILQALEAGASDLHIEPWERSLRFRLRVDGLLQVMPWQLPGDLAPMLVSRIKVLAGMDIAKHQQPQDGAFIFQEQGKKVDIRAASMPVAGGEMLVLRLLNMQDEMLTLSELGFTAENEAKFRELIHRPSGLLIVCGPMGSGKTTTLYAALREVNRVEKNWLTLEDPIERHIQGINQIQVNPQAGLSYANGLRAILRMDAQGILLGEIRDEETAMLAVRMALTGHLILTTLHTESAVAAVLRLLEMKVPPYLLAATLSGVLAQRLVRRCVDKEQELYRGRLALHELMVVDKSIREAILIGQSQEQLEALAWQGGMRTLWSDGEAKAAAGLTTREELTRVL; encoded by the coding sequence GTGCACAACGAACAGATATTTGATTTAATAATTTTTGAAGAAAAAGGTCGGGATGCTATGCAGAATGAGGATACATTTTGGCGTATTTTGCTCAATCAATGCCGTCAGGAACAGATTCCTGGCGCGGAAGGGACTACGGGGAGCAGCGCAGCCATGGTGCGGTTGGTGGATTTCCTGATCCTGCAGGCGCTGGAAGCCGGGGCCAGCGACCTGCATATCGAACCATGGGAACGGAGTCTGCGCTTCCGCCTGCGTGTTGATGGCCTGCTGCAGGTGATGCCTTGGCAGCTGCCGGGAGATCTGGCCCCCATGCTGGTGTCCAGGATCAAGGTATTGGCAGGCATGGACATTGCCAAGCATCAGCAGCCCCAGGATGGTGCCTTTATCTTTCAGGAACAGGGAAAAAAAGTGGATATCCGGGCAGCGTCCATGCCAGTGGCTGGCGGGGAGATGCTAGTGCTGCGCTTGTTGAACATGCAGGATGAGATGCTGACATTGAGCGAATTGGGCTTTACCGCTGAAAACGAGGCGAAATTCCGGGAACTCATCCATAGGCCGTCAGGTTTGCTCATCGTCTGTGGCCCCATGGGTTCAGGCAAGACGACGACGTTATATGCAGCCCTGCGGGAAGTGAACCGGGTGGAGAAAAACTGGCTGACCTTGGAAGATCCCATTGAACGTCATATCCAGGGAATCAATCAGATCCAGGTCAATCCGCAGGCCGGTCTTAGCTATGCAAACGGCTTGCGTGCCATTCTGCGCATGGATGCTCAGGGAATTCTGCTGGGGGAAATCCGGGATGAAGAAACGGCCATGCTGGCTGTGCGTATGGCATTGACCGGTCATTTGATCCTGACCACCCTGCATACGGAAAGTGCGGTGGCTGCGGTACTGCGCCTGCTGGAAATGAAGGTGCCGCCTTATCTTTTGGCGGCAACCTTGTCCGGGGTATTGGCCCAGCGCCTGGTACGGCGCTGTGTGGACAAGGAACAGGAACTCTATCGCGGCCGTCTGGCGCTGCATGAACTGATGGTAGTTGACAAGTCAATCCGGGAGGCCATCTTGATCGGTCAAAGTCAGGAACAGCTGGAGGCGCTGGCTTGGCAGGGCGGAATGCGAACCCTATGGTCTGACGGCGAGGCCAAAGCTGCGGCAGGGCTGACCACAAGGGAAGAATTGACAAGAGTGCTGTAG